A region from the Pristiophorus japonicus isolate sPriJap1 chromosome 14, sPriJap1.hap1, whole genome shotgun sequence genome encodes:
- the apip gene encoding methylthioribulose-1-phosphate dehydratase isoform X2: MEAAFAWNYYRSYQEDKLRNKKDEIYIAPSGVQKERIQPDDMFVCDIEERDISGPPLSKKLTKSQCTPLFMNAYTKRGSGAVIHMHSKAAVMATLLFPGKEFQITHQEMIKGIRKCQSGGSYRYDDLLVVPIIENTPEEKDLKERMARAMDEYPDSCAVLVRRHGVYVWGKTWQNAKTMCECYDYLFDIAVQMKQCGLDPSQHPTEEKGII; encoded by the exons AGATGAAATCTACATTGCTCCGTCGGGTGTTCAGAAGGAGAGGATCCAG CCTGATGATATGTTTGTCTGTGACATCGAAGAACGTGACATCTCTGGCCCTCCGCTCTCGAAGAAGCTAACGAAAAGTCAATGCACACCTCTCTTTATGAATGCATACACCAAGCGAG GATCTGGAGCAGTCATACACATGCACTCCAAAGCTGCTGTCATGGCAACACTTCTCTTCCCAGGAAAGGAGTTTCAAATTACGCACCAAGAAATGATTAAAGGAATCCGCAAATGTCAATCCGGAGGCTCTTACAG GTATGACGATCTGCTGGTGGTGCCCATTATCGAGAATACACCAGAGGAGAAGGACCTGAAGGAGCGAATGGCTCGTGCCATGGATGAGTACCCAGACTCCTGCGCAGTACTGGTTCGTCGCCATGGCGTCTACGTGTGGGGGAAGACATGGCAAAATGCTAAAACCAT gtGCGAGTGCTATGACTATCTGTTTGATATTGCTGTACAAATGAAACAGTGCGGCCTTGACCCATCTCAGCACCCAACGGAGGAAAAGGGCATCATCTAA